A single genomic interval of uncultured Desulfobacter sp. harbors:
- a CDS encoding ABC transporter ATP-binding protein: MKIELKEILKTYKDQTVLENLNLQVSRGESHVLLGPSGSGKTTVLSIIAGLARQDKGDVLIENKNVSSLSPDKRRIGFVFQDYALFPHLTVFENIAYGLRIKRIKKSSIEKRVGHYLSRINIEKEKDKFPHQLSGGQKQRVALARTLVTEPEILLMDEPMSSLDPLTKERIGEELKSIQQEMGITTLYVTHNQEEAVSLGNRVSVLHHGKIEQGEDPDELFSHPKTEFVAHFVGANNILNVSVVQINPREAVVRLCNEGVERSVEIRVKKYPILEKKLKDINLCIHPEKISLKKETDPVNGKLNRIKGRIVNRTHNGHGIKITVDIGGMMLQAVVPKYPFEFKLHEHVWVCFPPDALHPLCGKRCRSPEALRKCLQ; encoded by the coding sequence ATGAAAATTGAACTTAAAGAGATTCTGAAAACATATAAAGATCAAACCGTGCTGGAGAACCTGAACTTGCAGGTCAGTAGGGGAGAATCTCATGTTCTGCTGGGACCCAGCGGCAGCGGCAAAACCACCGTGCTTTCCATAATAGCCGGTTTAGCCAGACAGGATAAGGGTGATGTTTTGATCGAAAATAAAAACGTAAGCAGCCTTTCGCCGGATAAAAGAAGAATCGGCTTTGTTTTTCAGGACTACGCCCTGTTTCCCCACCTCACCGTTTTTGAAAATATCGCTTACGGTCTCAGGATCAAAAGAATTAAAAAAAGCAGTATTGAAAAAAGAGTCGGGCATTATTTAAGCAGAATAAATATTGAAAAAGAAAAAGATAAGTTCCCCCACCAGTTAAGCGGGGGACAAAAACAACGCGTGGCTTTGGCCAGGACCCTGGTTACCGAACCGGAAATACTTTTAATGGATGAACCGATGAGCAGCCTGGATCCCCTTACCAAGGAAAGAATAGGGGAGGAGCTGAAAAGTATTCAGCAGGAAATGGGAATAACCACACTCTATGTAACCCATAATCAGGAAGAGGCTGTTTCATTGGGCAACCGTGTTTCGGTACTCCATCATGGAAAGATAGAGCAGGGAGAGGACCCGGATGAATTGTTTTCTCATCCCAAAACCGAGTTTGTCGCTCATTTTGTAGGGGCAAACAATATTTTGAACGTCTCGGTCGTTCAAATTAATCCTCGCGAAGCAGTAGTACGCCTTTGTAATGAGGGCGTTGAGCGGTCGGTTGAGATCAGGGTCAAAAAATATCCTATTCTTGAAAAAAAACTTAAAGATATCAATCTGTGCATTCATCCTGAAAAAATTTCGCTGAAAAAGGAAACAGACCCTGTTAATGGCAAACTGAATCGAATAAAGGGGCGAATCGTCAACCGGACACACAACGGCCATGGCATAAAAATCACGGTCGATATTGGGGGGATGATGCTTCAGGCCGTGGTACCAAAATATCCTTTTGAGTTTAAGCTGCACGAACATGTGTGGGTTTGCTTTCCGCCGGATGCGCTTCACCCCTTGTGCGGGAAACGGTGCAGATCCCCGGAGGCCTTGAGAAAATGCCTTCAATAA
- a CDS encoding ABC transporter permease translates to MKALSFDLIISLIAGLFVCLVVFPMVALFTTTSVAELANQFRSSGVLSAVIISFQTSVIVVLLACCLGIPVAYVLAMKDFKGKDVLDTLVDLPIAVPPLVAGLALLILLGGSSPLGGMLSHHGIEIIFSKKGIIVAQLFVSSPFLIKSAREAFESINKNVTHASWVLGASKFYTFRKVMLPLAKNGIYAGMVMTWARALGEFGATSMVAGCIPFKTETMTVAIYQNAMSGELKASIAIALLLTVFSFTLLLIFKSRARRRDVL, encoded by the coding sequence ATGAAGGCGCTTTCGTTTGATTTGATCATTTCGCTCATTGCAGGGCTCTTCGTATGCCTGGTTGTGTTTCCTATGGTTGCCCTGTTCACCACGACCTCGGTGGCGGAATTGGCAAACCAGTTCAGGTCTTCAGGCGTTTTGTCGGCGGTCATTATCAGTTTTCAAACATCGGTGATCGTGGTTTTGCTGGCATGCTGTTTAGGCATCCCGGTGGCCTATGTATTGGCAATGAAGGATTTTAAAGGCAAGGATGTACTCGATACACTGGTTGATCTTCCCATTGCCGTTCCGCCCCTGGTTGCCGGCCTGGCCCTGCTGATTCTGTTGGGTGGAAGCAGTCCACTGGGCGGCATGCTCTCCCATCATGGTATTGAGATAATTTTTTCAAAAAAAGGAATCATCGTTGCCCAGCTTTTTGTCTCAAGCCCCTTCTTGATCAAATCCGCCCGGGAGGCGTTTGAGTCTATCAATAAAAATGTAACCCATGCTTCCTGGGTGCTTGGTGCGTCAAAGTTCTATACCTTCAGAAAAGTCATGCTCCCCCTGGCTAAAAACGGCATTTATGCGGGAATGGTCATGACCTGGGCAAGGGCTCTGGGGGAATTTGGCGCCACTTCCATGGTTGCCGGCTGCATCCCGTTTAAAACGGAAACCATGACGGTCGCCATCTATCAGAATGCCATGTCGGGCGAACTGAAGGCCTCAATTGCCATTGCCCTGCTTTTAACTGTGTTTTCTTTTACCTTGCTGTTGATATTTAAATCAAGGGCCAGAAGAAGGGATGTCCTATGA
- the modA gene encoding molybdate ABC transporter substrate-binding protein, producing the protein MKRLKHCGKSKILVLCIWICLISSPVFSQTESREILVFAGAGMRLPLNDIGKKFGSLHGIKVLYDFEGSGRLGNKVLVGQTPDVFIPGSDKWAKILKEKGYVDNYTPLAFHTPVIITPEENSNVTCLNDFSNPDNKIVLGDAKACAIGGISTKIFKKTGLDESAMRVRARAVTVKQLVLWIEGRNADAAIVWKADAVQSGKVRIVYIPEEDNIINMIPVCRMAEHNQAATAYVNYLLSSEGKEIFKEHGFKVH; encoded by the coding sequence ATGAAGAGATTGAAACATTGCGGAAAATCTAAAATTTTGGTGTTATGTATTTGGATTTGCCTTATATCTTCCCCTGTTTTTTCCCAAACCGAATCCAGAGAGATCCTTGTCTTTGCCGGAGCAGGGATGCGACTGCCGTTGAATGACATCGGAAAAAAATTCGGGAGCCTGCATGGGATAAAGGTCCTGTACGATTTTGAAGGAAGCGGAAGGCTGGGCAATAAGGTATTGGTTGGGCAAACCCCTGACGTCTTTATTCCGGGAAGTGATAAATGGGCAAAGATTTTAAAGGAAAAAGGATACGTCGACAATTATACCCCACTTGCCTTTCACACGCCGGTAATCATCACCCCTGAAGAAAACAGCAATGTGACTTGTCTTAATGATTTTTCGAACCCAGACAACAAAATCGTATTGGGCGATGCCAAGGCCTGTGCCATCGGTGGCATCTCTACTAAAATATTCAAAAAGACAGGGCTTGATGAATCTGCGATGCGTGTCAGGGCCAGGGCGGTTACCGTAAAGCAGTTGGTATTATGGATCGAAGGACGTAACGCCGATGCCGCCATCGTCTGGAAAGCCGATGCAGTCCAGTCCGGAAAGGTAAGAATTGTTTACATTCCCGAAGAAGATAATATTATCAATATGATTCCGGTTTGCCGGATGGCGGAACATAACCAGGCGGCAACGGCATATGTCAATTATCTTTTAAGTTCTGAAGGCAAAGAAATCTTTAAAGAACATGGGTTCAAGGTACATTGA
- the pgm gene encoding phosphoglucomutase (alpha-D-glucose-1,6-bisphosphate-dependent), with the protein MKIHPLAGEAAPKSVLANIPRLVSSYYTHQPDVSKPTQQVVFGTSGHRGSSLKNSFNQDHILAISQALCEYRTSQHIDGPLFMGMDTHALSEPALASALEVFAAAGVTVMIPKGLGYTPTPVISHAILTFNQNRQRGLADGVVITPSHNPPEDGGFKYNPPHGGPAGNEITQRIADRANEILENGPDQVRRMLFENALKADTTHEYDYIPPYVADLANVVDMEVIAESGLKLGVDPLGGAAVHYWAPIAERYGLSLEIINPFVDPTFAFMPLDKDGKIRMDCSSPFAMQGLIKLKDKFDIAFGNDADVDRHGIVTKSAGLLNPNHYLSVAIWYLFQNRPDWPQSAAVGKTLVSTSMIDRVTAHLGRTLSEVPVGFKWFVDGLMSADIGFGGEESAGASFLRRNGSVWTTDKDGIIMDLLAAEIMAKTGKNPGEIYTSLEEQFGTCVYERIDAPATAEQKAVLTKLSPETITAKELAGEPILAKHTRAPGNQAPLGGLKVVTENGWFAARPSGTEEIYKIYTESFKDKAHLQRIQQEAQTIVSAAFQVAGV; encoded by the coding sequence ATGAAAATTCACCCACTCGCCGGAGAAGCAGCACCGAAATCCGTGCTGGCCAACATTCCAAGGCTCGTTTCATCCTACTACACCCATCAACCGGACGTTTCTAAGCCGACCCAGCAAGTTGTTTTCGGAACATCAGGGCACCGGGGCTCGTCACTGAAAAACAGTTTCAACCAAGACCACATTCTGGCTATCAGCCAGGCCCTGTGCGAATATCGAACATCCCAACATATTGATGGGCCGCTTTTCATGGGTATGGATACCCATGCCCTCTCAGAACCGGCCCTGGCCAGTGCACTCGAAGTCTTTGCCGCTGCCGGTGTGACCGTCATGATTCCCAAGGGGCTGGGCTATACGCCCACACCGGTCATTTCGCATGCCATCTTGACCTTCAATCAAAACAGACAGCGAGGCCTGGCCGACGGTGTGGTCATCACCCCCTCCCATAATCCCCCTGAAGATGGCGGGTTCAAATACAATCCTCCCCATGGCGGGCCGGCGGGCAATGAGATCACCCAGCGCATTGCTGACAGGGCTAACGAAATCCTGGAAAATGGTCCGGATCAGGTCAGACGAATGCTTTTTGAAAACGCGCTCAAAGCCGATACGACCCACGAATATGATTACATACCCCCCTATGTGGCGGATCTTGCCAACGTGGTCGACATGGAGGTGATCGCCGAATCCGGGCTCAAGCTTGGTGTGGATCCTTTAGGAGGGGCCGCCGTACACTACTGGGCACCCATTGCCGAACGCTACGGGCTTTCCCTTGAGATCATCAACCCGTTCGTGGATCCTACCTTTGCGTTCATGCCCCTGGACAAAGACGGTAAAATCCGCATGGACTGTTCTTCACCCTTTGCCATGCAAGGGCTGATCAAACTCAAAGACAAATTTGACATTGCTTTTGGCAATGATGCGGATGTCGATCGCCACGGGATTGTCACCAAAAGCGCAGGCTTGCTCAATCCCAATCATTATCTATCTGTGGCGATATGGTACCTGTTTCAAAACAGACCGGACTGGCCTCAATCGGCCGCCGTGGGTAAAACACTGGTATCCACCTCGATGATCGACCGGGTGACGGCGCATCTTGGGAGAACGTTGTCTGAAGTGCCCGTGGGCTTTAAATGGTTCGTGGATGGACTGATGAGTGCCGACATCGGTTTCGGCGGCGAAGAAAGCGCCGGGGCGTCGTTCCTGCGCCGGAACGGCTCGGTGTGGACCACGGATAAAGACGGCATTATCATGGATCTTTTAGCCGCTGAAATCATGGCCAAAACCGGCAAAAATCCGGGTGAAATATACACGTCGCTCGAGGAACAATTTGGTACGTGTGTTTATGAGCGTATCGATGCCCCGGCAACTGCCGAACAAAAGGCGGTTTTAACAAAACTCTCCCCTGAAACAATTACCGCCAAGGAACTGGCCGGAGAGCCGATCCTCGCCAAACATACCCGCGCACCGGGCAATCAAGCCCCTTTGGGGGGGCTAAAAGTGGTCACGGAAAACGGCTGGTTCGCCGCCCGACCATCCGGCACCGAAGAGATTTATAAAATTTACACCGAAAGTTTCAAAGACAAGGCGCATCTGCAGCGTATTCAACAAGAGGCTCAAACCATTGTCAGTGCTGCATTTCAAGTGGCAGGTGTTTAG
- a CDS encoding 4Fe-4S dicluster domain-containing protein — MIWEKEADAAIKKVPFFVRKKVRNRVETFVSDKGGDRVTLKDVQALKKKFLSKGGMEKEIKGYDVSACFGGEGCPNSVAPSTGQLVKDIEALMEKANILAFLKSNVKGGLKFHHEFRVSISDCPNACSRPQIADIGIIGAAFPGITDEPCSQCEACVDACPEQAVTLNDKGPEINIEACLSCGKCIRACPTGTLGTGETGYRVLLGGRLGRHPRLGMEVPGILSHGEVLDLVRRCLEFYKTNSRNGKRFSHVLESISQIA; from the coding sequence TTGTCCGGAAAAAGGTCCGCAACCGGGTGGAAACCTTTGTGTCGGACAAAGGCGGGGACCGGGTCACCCTGAAAGATGTTCAGGCCTTGAAAAAAAAGTTCCTTTCCAAGGGGGGCATGGAAAAGGAGATCAAAGGCTATGATGTTTCCGCCTGCTTTGGAGGGGAGGGCTGTCCCAATTCCGTGGCCCCGTCCACGGGTCAACTGGTCAAAGATATCGAAGCCCTGATGGAAAAGGCGAATATCCTGGCTTTTCTGAAATCCAACGTAAAGGGGGGTCTCAAGTTTCATCACGAGTTCCGGGTTTCGATTTCAGACTGCCCCAACGCATGCTCTCGCCCTCAGATTGCGGATATCGGCATTATCGGAGCCGCCTTTCCCGGGATCACCGACGAACCCTGTTCACAATGTGAAGCCTGCGTGGATGCCTGCCCGGAGCAGGCTGTAACCCTGAATGACAAAGGTCCTGAAATAAACATCGAAGCCTGCCTTTCCTGCGGCAAATGCATACGGGCCTGCCCTACCGGCACCCTGGGCACCGGCGAGACCGGCTACCGGGTCCTCCTGGGCGGCCGTCTGGGCCGCCATCCGCGTTTAGGTATGGAAGTGCCGGGCATCCTTTCCCACGGCGAAGTGCTGGACCTGGTTCGGCGCTGCCTTGAATTCTACAAAACCAACTCCAGGAACGGAAAACGTTTTTCCCACGTTCTTGAGTCCATCTCCCAGATTGCCTGA